The following nucleotide sequence is from Flavobacteriales bacterium.
GAAGGTTACTTCATCAAACAGCACGCGCTCACCATACGAGCGACTGAGATTTTCAGCTGATAGGTAGTTCAAGGGTTAATGTTCAAGATTTAATGTAGGGATGTATCGTGATACGCCCTTACGGGCCGCGAAGGTCGGGAAATGATGATTAGATGCTGAAATAAATTCAGCATGACGGCAGAGGTTTGAGGCCAACTTTCGGAAACCGTCACCCTGAACTTGTTTCAGGGTCTATTCATAAATCGACAATCGTCTATTGTCAATCGCAAATCAAGCTTTAGCCGTCTTCAAAACCTTCTCCGCAATACTCTTACCCGTATAAGATTGATCGCATTTGGCGAGGTCTTCGGGCGTGTCTTCAAAAACAATGGTTCCTCCATTCTTGCCGCCTTCAGAGCCAAGGTCGATTACGTGGTCGGCACATTTGATCACATCAGGGTGGTGCTCCACCAGAATGATGGAATGTTCAAGCATACATATCAGATGAACAAGAGTAAGCAATACGCTCATTACTTAAACGAGAGTAATTATTGGTTAATTTTACCCCTCGTAAATAGAACGAGTGTCATCATTACTCTTATGTCATGGCTGAATTCGATAGAAAGACACCTTACAACGACCTGCCTTTACTTCCGCCCAACTGCGCGCTGGAAACAACCAAAGTGTTACGCAAGACAATTACCGCAAGTCGTGCCTTGGCACAACTCAACGGAGCCATTGTCAATCTGCCCAATCCACAATTGTTTCTGGATACGGTTCACTTGCAAGAAGCGAAAAGCAGTTCGGAAATTGAGAACATCATTACCACGAACGATGACCTTTACAAGGCGTTGGTCGCTGACAGGAAATTTGCAGACCCGGCATCCAAGGAAGTGCTCAATTACAAGGAAGCACTTTGGGTCGGTCTGGAACGCATGGAAACTCGCCCGTTCATCACAACCAATCTTTGTATTGAATTGATGCAATGCATCAAACAGAATTCATCGGAAATCCGTGCAGTATCGGGTACTGCATTGGTCGATGCCAAGGGCGAGACCGTATATACTCCGCCATCCGGCAAAGATGTGATCAGTTCCAAAATGAGCAATCTGGAAAAATTCATAAATGAAGACGAAACCTTCGACCCGTTAGTGAAAATGGCATTGATGCATTATCAGTTCGAGGCCATTCACCCATTTGCAGATGGAAACGGAAGAACAGGTAGAATTCTACTTCTGCTGTATCTTAAACTGAGCGGACTGCTTAGCGTTCCGGCCATTTATCTGAGCGAGTACATTATTCAGAACAAGGCTGCGTATTATATAAACCTACGTGGAGTAACCGAAAAGCAGGATTGGGAGAACTGGATACTCTATATCTTGGACATGGTGGAGGTTACTTCATTCAAAGGCTTGAAGAGATTGGAAAAGATAAACCAAATGATGACGGCCATGACCGAAGAAGTAAAGGCTACTTTACCTGTGGTCTATAGCAAGGAATTGATCGAGGTACTTTTCCGCCTACCTTATACCAAGCGACAGCACCTCATTGACGCTGGTTTGGGAACACCAAAAACAGTTGGCAACTACCTGATCCAATTGGAAAAAACGGGCTTTCTCCGGTCGGAAAAAGTGGGCAAGGAAAAACTATATCTGAACTTCAGGTTAATGGATGTTCTGACCAATGATTGAGCGGAAAAGGAAGGTTCAGATCAAGCCTTTTCCCTCTTCAAAACCTTCTCCGCAATACTCTTGGCCGTGTAAGACTGTTCGCATTTGGCGAGGTCTTCGGGAGTGCCTTCAAACACAATGGTTCCGCCATTCTTGCCGCCTTCGGGGCCAAGGTCAATTACGTGGTCGGCACATTTGATCACATCGGGGTGGTGTTCCACCAGAATGATGGAATGGCCGTTGTCCAATAGCGCGTTGAAGGCTTTCAGCAGTTTGTGAATGTCGTGGAAGTGCAGCCCTGTGGTCGGCTCATCGAAGATGAAAAGTGTGTTGCCTGCGTTCTTTCCTTTGGTAAGGAACGAGGCCAGTTTGATGCGTTGGGCTTCACCGCCCGAAAGCGTGCTGCTACTCTGTCCAAGTTGCACATAACCCAATCCGACTTCCTGCAATGGAGCAATTTTGCGCGCCACTTTCGGGTCGTGCTCGCTGAAGAATTCCATGGCCTCATCTACGGTCATGCTCAGCACATCGTGGATGGTCTTGTCCTTGAATTTGATCTCCAGCACCTCCTGCTTGAACCGCTGTCCTTGGCAGCTTTCGCACTTCATCACAATATCGGCCATGAACTGCATCTCGATCTTAACCGTGCCTTCACCTTCGCACACTTCGCAGCGGCCACCTGCCACGTTAAAGGAGAAATGCTTGGGCTTGTAACCGCGCAATTGCGCTGCTTTTTGGTCGGAGAACAGCGAGCGGATTTCGTCATACGCCTTGATGTATGTGACAGGGTTGGAACGTGACGAACGTCCGATCGGGTCTTGATCCACGAACTCCACATCCGCAATCTTATCGATGTTGCCATCCAAGCGTTCGAACTGACCCGTTTTGCCCGCGAACCCACCGAAACGCTTTTTCAAAGAAGGGTAAAGGATGCTTTTCATCAGCGTACTCTTTCCCGAACCGCTCACGCCCGTAATGACGGTAAGGCATCCTAACGGGAACGAAACACTGACGTTCTTTAGATTGTGTTGCCGCGCTCCAACGATATGTAGTTTGCCTTTTGCCTTTCTACGCTTTTCAGGAACAGGAATTTCCAGCTTGCCGCTGAGATAACCTGTGGTCAGCGTGTCGGCACCTTTCATCATGTCATCCAACGTGCCTTGAAAAACCACTTCGCCA
It contains:
- a CDS encoding Fic family protein; the protein is MAEFDRKTPYNDLPLLPPNCALETTKVLRKTITASRALAQLNGAIVNLPNPQLFLDTVHLQEAKSSSEIENIITTNDDLYKALVADRKFADPASKEVLNYKEALWVGLERMETRPFITTNLCIELMQCIKQNSSEIRAVSGTALVDAKGETVYTPPSGKDVISSKMSNLEKFINEDETFDPLVKMALMHYQFEAIHPFADGNGRTGRILLLLYLKLSGLLSVPAIYLSEYIIQNKAAYYINLRGVTEKQDWENWILYILDMVEVTSFKGLKRLEKINQMMTAMTEEVKATLPVVYSKELIEVLFRLPYTKRQHLIDAGLGTPKTVGNYLIQLEKTGFLRSEKVGKEKLYLNFRLMDVLTND